The following coding sequences lie in one Anolis carolinensis isolate JA03-04 unplaced genomic scaffold, rAnoCar3.1.pri scaffold_11, whole genome shotgun sequence genomic window:
- the pierce2 gene encoding piercer of microtubule wall 2 protein: MYMQGLGMSSEETPASGSFLCANPGNPVASCGLDPKSLTTGGGPVLGKPHLLMYLKTSEDYGAVPPTSPLAPCRFWPRSNAFTDYQAACGRSQLNGINTGVERGRVIDHKELINVL; the protein is encoded by the exons atgtacat gCAGGGTCTGGGCATGTCTTCAGAAGAGACCCCCGCGTCGGGGTCGTTCCTGTGCGCCAACCCTGGGAACCCGGTTGCCTCCTGCGGCCTGGACCCCAAGAGCCTGACCACGGGCGGGGGCCCCGTGCTGGGGAAGCCCCACCTCCTGATGTACCTGAAGACCTCCGAGGACTACGGGGCGGTGCCCCCCACCTCCCCCTTGGCGCCCTGCCGCTTCTGGCCCCGGAGCAACGCCTTCACCGACTACCAGGCCGCCTGCGGGCGCAGCCAGCTCAACGGCATCAACACCGGGGTCGAGAGGGGCAGGGTCATCGACCACAAAGAACTCATCAACGTCCTGTGA
- the dnaaf4 gene encoding dynein axonemal assembly factor 4 has product MPVWVRDYSWEQTPEAVYLTVPVRKGGRLRASDVFCSGQLVKVSSPPFLFEALLWAPIDNARSTAKVEEGCVSFTLYKREPGPWESLLMEGGDKAERQSVREEAVRKAQEEAAAEAKAKATRKRERGHFTLDATMKLEEAERKRIEDCKEEERRKANAEIERWKKQKERLKEARGEQKTHHEKRKSPETGKAKSFHRNKTDGGINSGNMFLEKLKAEALPAPRPAGSIEVAFTPRAFPTASRESRAPEEEEWLRKQAEARRMIDADAAEIEDLREEEKDPDWLKDKGNKMFATGNYLAAVNAYNLAIRINSRIPVLYLNRAASHLRLRNLHKAIEDASKALDLLTPPVPDNAKARAKAHVRRGTAFCELELYAEGLQDYMAALKIEPSNKNLEEDAERIRHIIQGQE; this is encoded by the exons ATGCCGGTGTGGGTGCGCGACTACAGCTGGGAGCAGACGCCTGAAGCGGTTTATTTGACGGTCCCCGTCCGGAAGGGCGGCCGCCTCCGAGCCTCCGACGTCTTCTGCTCCGGACAGTTAGTCAAG GTGAGCTCCCCTCCGTTCCTCTTCGAGGCCTTACTCTGGGCGCCCATCGACAATGCGCGAAGCACTGCCAAGGTGGAGGAGGGCTGTGTCTCCTTCACCCTCTACAAAAGGGAGCCCGGCCCCTGGGAGTCCCTTCTCATGGAGGGAG GGGACAAAGCGGAGCGGCAGAGTGTCCGGGAAGAGGCAGTGCGCAAGGCCCAGGAAGAGGCCGCGGCCGAGGCCAAAGCCAAAGCGACTCGGAAGCGGGAGCGGGGCCACTTCACTCTGGATGCCACAATGAAG CTGGAAGAGGCAGAAAGGAAACGAATAGAAGATTGCAAAGAAGAGGAGCGAAGGAAAGCCAATGCGGAGATTGAGAGGTGGAAGAAGCAGAAGGAGAGGCTGAAGGAGGCTCGAGGAGAGCAAAAGACGCATCACGAAAAGAGGAAGAGCCCAGAGACAGGGAAAGCGAAGTCTTTCCATAGAAACAAGACGGACGGAG GAATAAACTCAGGCAATATGTTTTTGGAGAAGCTGAAGGCAGAGGCCCTGCCTGCCCCGCGTCCGGCCGGGAGCATCGAGGTCGCCTTCACCCCTCGCGCCTTCCCCACGGCCAGCAGGGAGTCCCGCGCCCCCGAAGAAGAGGAG tGGCTGCGCAAGCAAGCAGAGGCCCGACGCATGATTGACGCCGACGCTGCAGAGATCGAGGATTTACGAGAAGAGGAGAAAGACCCCGACTGGCTGAAAGACAAGGGCAA CAAAATGTTTGCAACGGGGAACTACCTGGCGGCGGTCAATGCTTACAATTTGGCGATTCGCATCAACAGCCGGATCCCGGTCTTGTACCTGAACAGAGCTGCCTCCCACCTGAGGCTGAGGAACCTGCACAAGGCCATCGAAGATGCCTCCAAG gcTTTGGATTTATTGACTCCTCCCGTCCCTGACAACGCAAAGGCCAGAGCGAAGGCTCACGTCCGGCGTGGGACGGCCTTCTGCGAACTGGAATTGTATGCCGAAG GCCTCCAAGATTACATGGCCGCGCTAAAAATCGAGCCTTCCAATAAAAATCTGGAGGAAGATGCGGAAAGGATTCGACACATAATTCAAGGGCAGGAGTGA